One Tachysurus fulvidraco isolate hzauxx_2018 chromosome 2, HZAU_PFXX_2.0, whole genome shotgun sequence DNA segment encodes these proteins:
- the ptprc gene encoding receptor-type tyrosine-protein phosphatase C isoform X23, which translates to MAKVPGLMFVLLVLAGLVICQTPVIAQPSDTTQETKTSQTPDIQGAGSPDQDKVSGSPANTSSTKPETNQNTETKVTVPITVSGSPALTSSTQHQTNPTTQTGGAVNTSVSGLPTLTPSTQHQTNVTISDTDEGAGKENPNADIQGAGSPDQDKVSGSPANTSSTKPETNQNTETKDIQGAGSPDQDKVSGSPANTSSTKPETNQNTETKDIQGAGSPDQDKVSGSPANTSSTKPETNQNTETKVTVPITVSGSPALTSSTQHQTNPTTQTGGAVNTSVSGLPTLTPSTQHQTNTTIQKEGAVNTSVSGLPTLTPSTQHQTNVTTKTGVTVPITVSGSPALTSSTQHQTNPTTQTGGAVNTSVSGLPTLTPSTQHQTNTTIQKEGAVNTSVSGLPTLTPSTQHQTNVTTKTGVVITVPVSPASTNSSQHQTNTNITTEGTLPSTSGSPTSTNSTQNQTNTTINTEDNSTTILHSSTQQQPISSTAMATTAVSNTSDLHSTTQQPISSTAMATTDNQTQSTSVPLTSSPTDTTSPTLTNNATTVKPLPCKYNYSFNDEWKVGFNINDVKGIYNITLNNVMLDNTRTIPVQREMKKYQISFTSLKPCQKYAVSFTPSCTPSKEKYSHLETRTLVDSDVSFTLKNDQVCFKTVWNLTFEKECITVTKDNSCSNSKLNFKEDVCNKTYVPFQLPPVKPVFNITNKFPNEFNWINKPKQCPNNLTYSCNDTIVKASELKPFIDYTCKGTYNFGNRPITSNLTKVKIECYIGNVTIVEKTASSIKARWDLSSTNCPNITKDITLEASCTNNTSKKVKMNCSGDYCEIKDLEAFTTYNCTFNAKYNYRKFLTVPKIERTLSTKPELNCNSPELTSHNSYKITCSIISWHGDRGEVKAELFIDGQGKNVKQAILTLTESKYSYEFKDLYYLTHYKVQVTAINGNGNKTEREFVHFDTKYNDKAVLGFLSFLIIVTSIALLFVLYKIYLLKREKSSRNEQEMDDLLPSNALLRVEPINADDLLDAYKKKRADEGRLFMEEFQSIPRIFSNFSVREAKKSENHPKNRYVDILPYDYNRVCLSHGGTDDYINGSFIEGYKETNKYIAAQGPKEETIGDFWTMIWEQKTSIIVMVTRCEEGNKNKCAQYWPSMERETEIFDDLVVKIKGEEKCPDYIIRHLTLMNRKEKSAEREVTHIQFTSWPDHGVPSDPGLLLKLRRRVNSFKNFFSGPIVIHCSAGVGRTGTYICIDAMIESLEAEGRVDIYGYVVKLRRQRCLMVQVEAQYVLIHTALIEYSQFGETEMALSSFHSEVSTLRQKEGSEPSLMELEFQKLPKFKTYRSANTARTEENKNKNRSSIIPYDFNRVPIKVDDEVSHDSDADDEQDYSSDEEDEVPTKYINASYLDGYWMPSSFIVAQGPMEDTVADFLHMLYQKQVQTVFMLSNCTENDKEFCTQYWHDEKKTFEEMVVEVKETENTPTYIRRCLEIQHTKRKDSHTLQQYQFLKWAGQELPDNPLDLVDMMRSVRQSGDNNNKNKNLPILAHCNDGSSRSGIFCALWKLLDSADTEKLVDIFQVAKDMRKARMGMLTSFEQYNFLYAALEVAYPVQNGEVKKPSEAPADTVQVINESTALISPSTGTDTEESTKEGTGSVSPEEGATEASTEPEKSLSESTPNGPTATAEAESV; encoded by the exons ATATCCAAGGAGCTGGCAGTCCAGACCAAGATAAAG TGTCAGGCTCACCCGCAAACACCAGCTCAACTAAAccagaaacaaaccaaaacacgGAGACAAAAG ATATCCAAGGAGCTGGCAGTCCAGACCAAGATAAAG TGTCAGGCTCACCCGCAAACACCAGCTCAACTAAAccagaaacaaaccaaaacacgGAGACAAAAG ATATCCAAGGAGCTGGCAGTCCAGACCAAGATAAAG TGTCAGGCTCACCCGCAAACACCAGCTCAACTAAAccagaaacaaaccaaaacacgGAGACAAAAG TTACAGTCCCAATCACAGTGTCAGGCTCACCCGCACTCACCTCCTCAACTCAACACCAAACAAACCCAACCACACAGACAGGAG GTGCAGTAAACACCAGTGTGTCAGGCTTACCCACACTCACCCCCTCAACtcaacaccaaacaaacacaaccatACAGAAAGAAG GTGCAGTAAACACCAGTGTGTCAGGCTTACCCACACTCACCCCCTCAACTCAACACCAAACAAACGTAACCACAAAGACAGGAG TTACAGTCCCAATCACAGTGTCAGGCTCACCCGCACTCACCTCCTCAACTCAACACCAAACAAACCCAACCACACAGACAGGAG GTGCAGTAAACACCAGTGTGTCAGGCTTACCCACACTCACCCCCTCAACtcaacaccaaacaaacacaaccatACAGAAAGAAG GTGCAGTAAACACCAGTGTGTCAGGCTTACCCACACTCACCCCCTCAACTCAACACCAAACAAACGTAACCACAAAGACAGGAG TCGTTATCACAGTGCCAGTCTCACCCGCAAGCACCAACTCATCtcaacaccaaacaaacacaaacataacaacAGAAG GTACACTCCCAAGCACATCAGGCTCACCCACAAGCACCAACTCAACTCAAAACCAAACTAACACAACCATAAATACAGAAG ACAATAGCACAACAATCTTGCACTCAAGCACGCAACAACAACCAATTTCAAGCACAGCCATGGCTACAACAG CAGTCAGTAACACATCAGACTTGCACTCAACCACGCAACAACCAATTTCAAGCACAGCCATGGCTACAACAG ACAACCAAACCCAAAGCACCTCTGTCCCACTCACATCCTCACCCACGGACACAACCTCACCCACACTCACGAACAACGCAACAACAG tgaAACCCTTACCGT GCAAATACAACTACAGCTTCAACGATGAATGGAAAGTGGGATTTAACATAAATGATGTTAAAGGCATTTACAACATTACGCTGAACAACGTTATGTTGGACAacaccagaacaatcccagtgCAACGTGAAATGAAGAAATACCAAATATCATTTACATCACTAAAGCCTTGCCAAAAATATGCTGTCAGTTTTACTCCCTCCTGTACTCCcagtaaagaaaaatacagtcATCTGGAAACAAGAACATTGG TTGACTCAGATGTAAGTTTCACACTGAAGAATGATCAAGTGTGTTTCAAGACCGTGTGGAATTTGACTTTTGAAAAAGAATGTATAACCGTCACTAAGGATAACTCCTGCAGCAATAGTAAACTGAACTTTAAAGAAGACGTCTGTAATAAAACCTATGTACCTTTCCAACTTCCCCCAG TAAAGCctgtttttaatattacaaaCAAGTTCCCAAATGAATTTAATTGGATTAATAAGCCTAAACAATGCCCAAACAACCTCACATACTCCTGCAATG ACACAATCGTTAAAGCCTCAGAGTTGAAACCTTTTATAGATTATACATGCAAGGGGACATATAATTTCGGAAACAGACCAATCACTAGCAACCTCACGAAAGTTAAGATTGAATGCT ATATTGGTAATGTCACTATTGTCGAAAAAACGGCAAGCAGCATCAAGGCAAGATGGGATTTAAGCAGCACAAACTGCCCAAACATTACCAAGGATATCACTTTGGAAGCGAGCTGCACCAATAACACATCCAAAAAAGTCAAAA tgaACTGTTCTGGGGACTACTGTGAAATTAAGGATTTGGAAGCCTTTACTACATATAACTGCACTTTTAATGCAAAGTACAATTATAGAAAATTCCTCACTGTTCCCAAAATTGAGAGGACCTTATCTACAA AACCCGAATTAAATTGCAATTCACCTGAGCTTACTTCTCATAATTCGTACAAAATTACATGTAGTATTATAAGTTGGCACGGGGACAGGGGAGAAGTCAAAGCAGAGCTCTTCATAGATGGTCAAGGGAAGAACGTAAAGCAGGCAATTTTGACTTTAACTGAAAGCAAATATTCATATGAATTCAAAGACCTCTACTACTTAACACACTATAAAGTGCAG GTCACTGCCATAAATGGTAACGGGAATAAAACTGAGAGGGAGTTTGTGCATTTTGATACTAAAT ACAATGACAAAGCTGTTCTTGGATTCCTGAGCTTTCTCATTATTGTCACGTCTATCGCGCTCCTGTTTGTCCTGTACAAGATCTACCTTTTAAAGAGGGAAAAGTCAAG CAGGAATGAACAGGAAATGGATGACCTTCTTCCATCAA ATGCGCTGCTTAGAGTGGAACCCATAAATGCTGATGACCTGCTCGATGCGTACAAGAAGAAGAGGGCTGATGAAGGACGTCTGTTCATGGAAGAATTTCAG AGCATTCCACGTATTTTCTCCAATTTCTCAGTCAGAGAGgccaaaaaatcagaaaaccaTCCAAAGAATCGCTACGTTGACATTCTTCCCT ATGACTACAATcgcgtctgtctctctcacggAGGAACAGATGACTACATCAACGGCAGTTTCATTGAG ggTTACAAGGAAACCAATAAATACATCGCAGCCCAAG gaCCCAAGGAAGAGACGATAGGAGATTTCTGGACGATGATCTGGGAGCAGAAGACTTCCATTATTGTCATGGTAACCCGTTGTGAAGAAGGAAACAAG AACAAATGTGCTCAGTATTGGCCATCgatggagagagaaacagagatttTTGATGATTTGGTTGTGAAAATCAAGGGAGAGGAAAAATGCCCGGATTACATAATCCGCCACCTGACCCTGATGAAC CGTAAAGAGAAGTCAGCAGAACGTGAAGTGACTCACATCCAGTTCACAAGCTGGCCCGACCATGGCGTCCCATCTGATCCCGGCCTGCTCCTTAAACTTCGCCGCAGGGTCAACTCCTTCAAAAACTTCTTCAGTGGACCGATTGTCATTCACTGCAG TGCCGGAGTTGGACGCACAGGGACCTATATCTGTATCGATGCCATGATTGAGAGTCTGGAGGCAGAAGGACGTGTGGACATTTATGGATATGTGGTCAAACTTCGCCGTCAAAGATGCCTCATGGTCCAAGTGGAG GCCCAGTATGTGCTCATCCACACGGCGCTGATCGAATACAGTCAGTTTGGCGAGACGGAAATGGCGCTCTCGAGTTTCCACTCGGAGGTCAGCACACTCAGACAGAAGGAGGGAAGTGAACCGTCTTTAATGGAGTTGGAGTTTCAG AAACTTCCAAAATTCAAAACCTACAGGTCGGCCAACACGGCACGCACCGAGgagaacaagaacaaaaaccGCTCGTCTATCATTCCAT ACGACTTTAACAGAGTCCCAATTAAAGTGGACGATGAAGTCAGCCATGACAGTGATGCTGACGATGAGCAGGATTATTCCTcagatgaggaagatgaagtCCCCACCAAATACATCAACGCCTCCTATTTGGAT GGATACTGGATGCCGAGTAGCTTCATTGTGGCACAGGGACCCATGGAGGATACGGTTGCTGACTTTCTGCACATGCTGTATCAGAAGCAGGTTCAAACTGTCTTCATGCTCTCGAATTGCACTGAGAATGACAAG GAGTTCTGCACCCAGTATTGGCATGATGAGAAGAAAACATTTGAGGAGATGGTGGTGGAGGTTAAAGAGACTGAAAACACCCCTACATACATCAGACGGTGCCTAGAAATACAGCACACCAAG AGGAAAGACAGCCACACACTGCAGCAGTACCAGTTCCTGAAATGGGCGGGTCAGGAGCTTCCAGACAACCCTCTCGATTTGGTTGACATGATGAGGAGTGTCAGACAGAGcggtgacaacaacaacaaaaacaagaatttGCCCATTCTGGCACACTGCAA TGATGGCTCCTCACGTTCTGGAATATTCTGCGCCTTGTGGAAGCTTCTGGACAGTGCGGACACAGAGAAACTGGTGGACATCTTCCAGGTGGCCAAGGACATGCGCAAGGCTCGCATGGGCATGCTCACCAGCTTT GAGCAGTACAATTTCCTGTATGCTGCCCTGGAGGTTGCGTATCCGGTGCAGAACGGTGAGGTGAAGAAGCCCAGCGAAGCCCCTGCTGACACTGTGCAGGTTATTAACGAATCCACAGCACTGATCAGTCCCAGCACAGGCACCGACACCGAAGAGAGTACCAAGGAAGGTACCGGCTCAGTATCGCCTGAAGAGGGAGCCACTGAGGCCAGCACAGAGCCAGAGAAAAGCCTTAGTGAGAGCACCCCTAACGGTCCGACTGCTACAGCAGAGGCCGAATCTGTTTAA
- the ptprc gene encoding receptor-type tyrosine-protein phosphatase C isoform X29, whose translation MAKVPGLMFVLLVLAGLVICQTPVIAQPSDTTQETKTSQTPDIQGAGSPDQDKVSGSPANTSSTKPETNQNTETKVTVPITVSGSPALTSSTQHQTNPTTQTGGAVNTSVSGLPTLTPSTQHQTNVTISDTDEGAGKENPNADIQGAGSPDQDKDIQGAGSPDQDKVSGSPANTSSTKPETNQNTETKDIQGAGSPDQDKVSGSPANTSSTKPETNQNTETKVTVPITVSGSPALTSSTQHQTNPTTQTGGAVNTSVSGLPTLTPSTQHQTNTTIQKEGAVNTSVSGLPTLTPSTQHQTNVTTKTGVTVPITVSGSPALTSSTQHQTNPTTQTGGAVNTSVSGLPTLTPSTQHQTNTTIQKEGAVNTSVSGLPTLTPSTQHQTNVTTKTGVVITVPVSPASTNSSQHQTNTNITTEGTLPSTSGSPTSTNSTQNQTNTTINTEDNSTTILHSSTQQQPISSTAMATTAVSNTSDLHSTTQQPISSTAMATTDNQTQSTSVPLTSSPTDTTSPTLTNNATTVKPLPCKYNYSFNDEWKVGFNINDVKGIYNITLNNVMLDNTRTIPVQREMKKYQISFTSLKPCQKYAVSFTPSCTPSKEKYSHLETRTLVDSDVSFTLKNDQVCFKTVWNLTFEKECITVTKDNSCSNSKLNFKEDVCNKTYVPFQLPPVKPVFNITNKFPNEFNWINKPKQCPNNLTYSCNDTIVKASELKPFIDYTCKGTYNFGNRPITSNLTKVKIECYIGNVTIVEKTASSIKARWDLSSTNCPNITKDITLEASCTNNTSKKVKMNCSGDYCEIKDLEAFTTYNCTFNAKYNYRKFLTVPKIERTLSTKPELNCNSPELTSHNSYKITCSIISWHGDRGEVKAELFIDGQGKNVKQAILTLTESKYSYEFKDLYYLTHYKVQVTAINGNGNKTEREFVHFDTKYNDKAVLGFLSFLIIVTSIALLFVLYKIYLLKREKSSRNEQEMDDLLPSNALLRVEPINADDLLDAYKKKRADEGRLFMEEFQSIPRIFSNFSVREAKKSENHPKNRYVDILPYDYNRVCLSHGGTDDYINGSFIEGYKETNKYIAAQGPKEETIGDFWTMIWEQKTSIIVMVTRCEEGNKNKCAQYWPSMERETEIFDDLVVKIKGEEKCPDYIIRHLTLMNRKEKSAEREVTHIQFTSWPDHGVPSDPGLLLKLRRRVNSFKNFFSGPIVIHCSAGVGRTGTYICIDAMIESLEAEGRVDIYGYVVKLRRQRCLMVQVEAQYVLIHTALIEYSQFGETEMALSSFHSEVSTLRQKEGSEPSLMELEFQKLPKFKTYRSANTARTEENKNKNRSSIIPYDFNRVPIKVDDEVSHDSDADDEQDYSSDEEDEVPTKYINASYLDGYWMPSSFIVAQGPMEDTVADFLHMLYQKQVQTVFMLSNCTENDKEFCTQYWHDEKKTFEEMVVEVKETENTPTYIRRCLEIQHTKRKDSHTLQQYQFLKWAGQELPDNPLDLVDMMRSVRQSGDNNNKNKNLPILAHCNDGSSRSGIFCALWKLLDSADTEKLVDIFQVAKDMRKARMGMLTSFEQYNFLYAALEVAYPVQNGEVKKPSEAPADTVQVINESTALISPSTGTDTEESTKEGTGSVSPEEGATEASTEPEKSLSESTPNGPTATAEAESV comes from the exons ATATCCAAGGAGCTGGCAGTCCAGACCAAGATAAAG ATATCCAAGGAGCTGGCAGTCCAGACCAAGATAAAG TGTCAGGCTCACCCGCAAACACCAGCTCAACTAAAccagaaacaaaccaaaacacgGAGACAAAAG ATATCCAAGGAGCTGGCAGTCCAGACCAAGATAAAG TGTCAGGCTCACCCGCAAACACCAGCTCAACTAAAccagaaacaaaccaaaacacgGAGACAAAAG TTACAGTCCCAATCACAGTGTCAGGCTCACCCGCACTCACCTCCTCAACTCAACACCAAACAAACCCAACCACACAGACAGGAG GTGCAGTAAACACCAGTGTGTCAGGCTTACCCACACTCACCCCCTCAACtcaacaccaaacaaacacaaccatACAGAAAGAAG GTGCAGTAAACACCAGTGTGTCAGGCTTACCCACACTCACCCCCTCAACTCAACACCAAACAAACGTAACCACAAAGACAGGAG TTACAGTCCCAATCACAGTGTCAGGCTCACCCGCACTCACCTCCTCAACTCAACACCAAACAAACCCAACCACACAGACAGGAG GTGCAGTAAACACCAGTGTGTCAGGCTTACCCACACTCACCCCCTCAACtcaacaccaaacaaacacaaccatACAGAAAGAAG GTGCAGTAAACACCAGTGTGTCAGGCTTACCCACACTCACCCCCTCAACTCAACACCAAACAAACGTAACCACAAAGACAGGAG TCGTTATCACAGTGCCAGTCTCACCCGCAAGCACCAACTCATCtcaacaccaaacaaacacaaacataacaacAGAAG GTACACTCCCAAGCACATCAGGCTCACCCACAAGCACCAACTCAACTCAAAACCAAACTAACACAACCATAAATACAGAAG ACAATAGCACAACAATCTTGCACTCAAGCACGCAACAACAACCAATTTCAAGCACAGCCATGGCTACAACAG CAGTCAGTAACACATCAGACTTGCACTCAACCACGCAACAACCAATTTCAAGCACAGCCATGGCTACAACAG ACAACCAAACCCAAAGCACCTCTGTCCCACTCACATCCTCACCCACGGACACAACCTCACCCACACTCACGAACAACGCAACAACAG tgaAACCCTTACCGT GCAAATACAACTACAGCTTCAACGATGAATGGAAAGTGGGATTTAACATAAATGATGTTAAAGGCATTTACAACATTACGCTGAACAACGTTATGTTGGACAacaccagaacaatcccagtgCAACGTGAAATGAAGAAATACCAAATATCATTTACATCACTAAAGCCTTGCCAAAAATATGCTGTCAGTTTTACTCCCTCCTGTACTCCcagtaaagaaaaatacagtcATCTGGAAACAAGAACATTGG TTGACTCAGATGTAAGTTTCACACTGAAGAATGATCAAGTGTGTTTCAAGACCGTGTGGAATTTGACTTTTGAAAAAGAATGTATAACCGTCACTAAGGATAACTCCTGCAGCAATAGTAAACTGAACTTTAAAGAAGACGTCTGTAATAAAACCTATGTACCTTTCCAACTTCCCCCAG TAAAGCctgtttttaatattacaaaCAAGTTCCCAAATGAATTTAATTGGATTAATAAGCCTAAACAATGCCCAAACAACCTCACATACTCCTGCAATG ACACAATCGTTAAAGCCTCAGAGTTGAAACCTTTTATAGATTATACATGCAAGGGGACATATAATTTCGGAAACAGACCAATCACTAGCAACCTCACGAAAGTTAAGATTGAATGCT ATATTGGTAATGTCACTATTGTCGAAAAAACGGCAAGCAGCATCAAGGCAAGATGGGATTTAAGCAGCACAAACTGCCCAAACATTACCAAGGATATCACTTTGGAAGCGAGCTGCACCAATAACACATCCAAAAAAGTCAAAA tgaACTGTTCTGGGGACTACTGTGAAATTAAGGATTTGGAAGCCTTTACTACATATAACTGCACTTTTAATGCAAAGTACAATTATAGAAAATTCCTCACTGTTCCCAAAATTGAGAGGACCTTATCTACAA AACCCGAATTAAATTGCAATTCACCTGAGCTTACTTCTCATAATTCGTACAAAATTACATGTAGTATTATAAGTTGGCACGGGGACAGGGGAGAAGTCAAAGCAGAGCTCTTCATAGATGGTCAAGGGAAGAACGTAAAGCAGGCAATTTTGACTTTAACTGAAAGCAAATATTCATATGAATTCAAAGACCTCTACTACTTAACACACTATAAAGTGCAG GTCACTGCCATAAATGGTAACGGGAATAAAACTGAGAGGGAGTTTGTGCATTTTGATACTAAAT ACAATGACAAAGCTGTTCTTGGATTCCTGAGCTTTCTCATTATTGTCACGTCTATCGCGCTCCTGTTTGTCCTGTACAAGATCTACCTTTTAAAGAGGGAAAAGTCAAG CAGGAATGAACAGGAAATGGATGACCTTCTTCCATCAA ATGCGCTGCTTAGAGTGGAACCCATAAATGCTGATGACCTGCTCGATGCGTACAAGAAGAAGAGGGCTGATGAAGGACGTCTGTTCATGGAAGAATTTCAG AGCATTCCACGTATTTTCTCCAATTTCTCAGTCAGAGAGgccaaaaaatcagaaaaccaTCCAAAGAATCGCTACGTTGACATTCTTCCCT ATGACTACAATcgcgtctgtctctctcacggAGGAACAGATGACTACATCAACGGCAGTTTCATTGAG ggTTACAAGGAAACCAATAAATACATCGCAGCCCAAG gaCCCAAGGAAGAGACGATAGGAGATTTCTGGACGATGATCTGGGAGCAGAAGACTTCCATTATTGTCATGGTAACCCGTTGTGAAGAAGGAAACAAG AACAAATGTGCTCAGTATTGGCCATCgatggagagagaaacagagatttTTGATGATTTGGTTGTGAAAATCAAGGGAGAGGAAAAATGCCCGGATTACATAATCCGCCACCTGACCCTGATGAAC CGTAAAGAGAAGTCAGCAGAACGTGAAGTGACTCACATCCAGTTCACAAGCTGGCCCGACCATGGCGTCCCATCTGATCCCGGCCTGCTCCTTAAACTTCGCCGCAGGGTCAACTCCTTCAAAAACTTCTTCAGTGGACCGATTGTCATTCACTGCAG TGCCGGAGTTGGACGCACAGGGACCTATATCTGTATCGATGCCATGATTGAGAGTCTGGAGGCAGAAGGACGTGTGGACATTTATGGATATGTGGTCAAACTTCGCCGTCAAAGATGCCTCATGGTCCAAGTGGAG GCCCAGTATGTGCTCATCCACACGGCGCTGATCGAATACAGTCAGTTTGGCGAGACGGAAATGGCGCTCTCGAGTTTCCACTCGGAGGTCAGCACACTCAGACAGAAGGAGGGAAGTGAACCGTCTTTAATGGAGTTGGAGTTTCAG AAACTTCCAAAATTCAAAACCTACAGGTCGGCCAACACGGCACGCACCGAGgagaacaagaacaaaaaccGCTCGTCTATCATTCCAT ACGACTTTAACAGAGTCCCAATTAAAGTGGACGATGAAGTCAGCCATGACAGTGATGCTGACGATGAGCAGGATTATTCCTcagatgaggaagatgaagtCCCCACCAAATACATCAACGCCTCCTATTTGGAT GGATACTGGATGCCGAGTAGCTTCATTGTGGCACAGGGACCCATGGAGGATACGGTTGCTGACTTTCTGCACATGCTGTATCAGAAGCAGGTTCAAACTGTCTTCATGCTCTCGAATTGCACTGAGAATGACAAG GAGTTCTGCACCCAGTATTGGCATGATGAGAAGAAAACATTTGAGGAGATGGTGGTGGAGGTTAAAGAGACTGAAAACACCCCTACATACATCAGACGGTGCCTAGAAATACAGCACACCAAG AGGAAAGACAGCCACACACTGCAGCAGTACCAGTTCCTGAAATGGGCGGGTCAGGAGCTTCCAGACAACCCTCTCGATTTGGTTGACATGATGAGGAGTGTCAGACAGAGcggtgacaacaacaacaaaaacaagaatttGCCCATTCTGGCACACTGCAA TGATGGCTCCTCACGTTCTGGAATATTCTGCGCCTTGTGGAAGCTTCTGGACAGTGCGGACACAGAGAAACTGGTGGACATCTTCCAGGTGGCCAAGGACATGCGCAAGGCTCGCATGGGCATGCTCACCAGCTTT GAGCAGTACAATTTCCTGTATGCTGCCCTGGAGGTTGCGTATCCGGTGCAGAACGGTGAGGTGAAGAAGCCCAGCGAAGCCCCTGCTGACACTGTGCAGGTTATTAACGAATCCACAGCACTGATCAGTCCCAGCACAGGCACCGACACCGAAGAGAGTACCAAGGAAGGTACCGGCTCAGTATCGCCTGAAGAGGGAGCCACTGAGGCCAGCACAGAGCCAGAGAAAAGCCTTAGTGAGAGCACCCCTAACGGTCCGACTGCTACAGCAGAGGCCGAATCTGTTTAA